One Gammaproteobacteria bacterium genomic region harbors:
- a CDS encoding Exopolyphosphatase translates to MSVSDKFRLVTRSDFDGLVCAVLLKHLNLIGDIKFVHPKDMQDGKIEINNHDITTNLPFVPGVHLAFDHHISETLRNPDERSNHIILPDAPSAARVVYEYFGGAKSFPCEWQGMMEAVDKSDSAQFTENEILNPKGWILLNFLMDSRTGLGRFRDFRVSNYQLMMDLIDYCKNHGIDEIMELPDVKERIELYMDHAVQFRDQIQRCTIIHKNLVILDLRKEKTIFAGNRFVIYALYPQSNISIHVLWGLKSQNTVFATGKSILNRTSKTNIGELMLQYGGGGHPNAGTCQIDNDKAEAVLTELISRITADG, encoded by the coding sequence ATGTCAGTGAGCGATAAATTCCGTTTAGTTACCCGAAGCGATTTTGACGGTCTGGTGTGCGCCGTCCTGCTTAAACATCTTAATCTGATTGGTGATATAAAATTCGTTCATCCCAAAGATATGCAGGATGGAAAGATTGAGATTAACAATCATGACATTACCACCAATCTTCCCTTTGTCCCAGGGGTTCATCTCGCATTTGATCATCATATCTCGGAGACATTACGCAATCCCGATGAACGTTCTAATCATATTATTTTACCGGATGCGCCTTCGGCGGCTCGGGTAGTATATGAATACTTCGGCGGCGCTAAATCTTTTCCCTGTGAGTGGCAAGGAATGATGGAAGCTGTAGATAAAAGTGATTCTGCTCAATTCACTGAAAATGAAATTTTGAATCCAAAAGGTTGGATTCTACTTAATTTTTTAATGGATTCTCGCACGGGACTCGGTCGATTCCGTGATTTTCGGGTATCTAATTATCAGTTAATGATGGACCTGATTGATTATTGTAAAAATCATGGAATTGATGAAATTATGGAATTACCTGATGTCAAGGAACGAATTGAGCTGTATATGGATCACGCCGTGCAGTTCAGAGACCAAATTCAACGCTGTACGATTATTCACAAAAATTTGGTGATTCTTGACTTGCGTAAAGAAAAAACGATCTTCGCGGGAAATCGCTTTGTTATTTATGCGCTTTATCCTCAAAGTAATATTTCTATCCATGTACTTTGGGGACTCAAATCACAGAACACGGTTTTTGCCACTGGCAAGTCGATTTTGAATCGTACCAGCAAAACTAATATCGGTGAATTGATGTTGCAATATGGTGGTGGTGGCCATCCTAACGCAGGCACTTGTCAAATTGATAACGACAAGGCAGAAGCTGTGCTGACGGAGTTGATTAGCCGCATTACCGCTGATGGATAA
- the nadC gene encoding quinolinate phosphoribosyltransferase (decarboxylating) — protein sequence MIPSDLRETVTRALAEDLGRGDLSAAVVAEQMSAIATVISRESAVLCGSHWFDEVFRQIDPKVTVEWLIQEGNDVAPGQILCNLRGPVRALLSGERTALNFLQTLSATATTSRRYAEAVVGTNTQVLDTRKTLPGLRNAQKYAVRLGGCHNHRHGLDDGILLKENHLMASSSIRAAVSAARAFIPPGMQVEVEAENLDQVREAIEAGADLLLLDNFDLDNLTKAVDLCRGRVLTEASGNVTLSTIRTIAETGVNFISSGAITKDVRAVDLSMRFVIVN from the coding sequence ATGATCCCGTCCGATCTCCGTGAAACTGTAACCCGCGCACTGGCTGAAGACCTAGGGCGCGGCGATTTAAGCGCCGCCGTCGTGGCGGAGCAAATGAGTGCCATTGCTACGGTGATTTCTCGCGAATCAGCGGTACTCTGTGGTTCTCATTGGTTCGATGAGGTATTTCGTCAAATCGACCCTAAAGTGACGGTGGAATGGTTAATTCAGGAAGGTAATGACGTTGCTCCCGGACAAATTCTTTGCAATTTGCGCGGCCCGGTGCGTGCTTTACTCAGTGGAGAACGGACCGCGCTTAATTTTCTTCAAACCCTTTCCGCTACTGCCACCACGAGCCGTCGTTACGCCGAGGCTGTAGTCGGGACAAATACCCAAGTTCTGGATACCCGCAAAACCCTCCCCGGGCTGCGTAACGCTCAAAAATACGCAGTACGCCTCGGAGGTTGTCATAACCATCGCCATGGACTGGATGACGGCATTCTTCTCAAAGAAAACCATCTGATGGCAAGCAGTTCAATCCGCGCTGCCGTGAGCGCGGCTCGTGCCTTTATCCCGCCAGGAATGCAAGTGGAAGTCGAAGCGGAGAATCTTGATCAGGTACGTGAGGCCATTGAGGCAGGAGCTGATCTTCTGCTGCTGGATAATTTTGATCTTGATAATTTGACTAAGGCAGTAGACTTGTGTCGTGGACGAGTACTGACCGAGGCCTCTGGTAATGTAACGCTATCCACAATTCGCACGATTGCTGAAACCGGAGTGAATTTTATTTCAAGTGGCGCGATCACCAAAGATGTGCGGGCGGTGGATCTGTCGATGCGATTCGTCATCGTGAATTAA
- a CDS encoding Dolichol-phosphate mannosyltransferase, translating to MPQYPSAVPPRVKPLTTPEVSVVVPVRNEQENIVSLIDEISAALEGVADFEVIYVDDGSDDATPQRLTEAASRHPQLRVLRHRRGCGQSTALVSGIRAARGRYIATLDGDGQNDPADIPALVTTLRADYGLGPLLVIGWRAHRHDTWFRRLSSQLANIVRDHLLEDHTPDTGCGLKVFSRAAFLELPYFDHMHRFLPALFLRAGGRVQSIPVNHRPRISGISKYGVNNRLWAGIVDLFGVRWLQARSKIPEVKELDMSA from the coding sequence ATGCCACAATACCCATCCGCCGTACCTCCCCGCGTGAAGCCACTCACTACCCCAGAGGTCTCTGTGGTCGTACCGGTACGCAACGAGCAAGAAAATATCGTTTCCCTAATTGACGAAATTAGCGCCGCCCTGGAGGGAGTCGCGGATTTCGAGGTAATTTATGTGGATGATGGTAGTGACGACGCCACGCCGCAACGCCTGACCGAGGCAGCTTCTCGCCATCCTCAGCTGCGGGTGCTGCGTCATCGACGTGGCTGTGGTCAAAGTACCGCACTGGTGAGCGGTATTCGGGCGGCGCGGGGCCGATATATCGCTACCCTGGATGGTGATGGTCAGAATGACCCTGCTGATATTCCGGCCCTGGTCACCACGCTGCGCGCTGATTATGGTCTTGGACCATTGTTGGTGATAGGTTGGCGGGCGCACCGCCACGATACTTGGTTTCGGCGTTTGTCATCCCAGCTCGCTAATATTGTACGCGACCACCTACTTGAGGATCATACCCCCGATACTGGATGTGGGCTTAAGGTATTTTCACGAGCAGCGTTTCTGGAATTACCTTATTTTGATCACATGCACCGTTTTCTTCCCGCATTATTTTTACGTGCTGGAGGACGAGTACAATCAATTCCGGTTAATCATCGACCGCGTATCAGTGGAATATCCAAATATGGCGTAAATAATCGCCTGTGGGCAGGAATTGTAGATCTATTCGGAGTTCGATGGCTTCAAGCTCGTTCCAAGATACCCGAAGTAAAGGAATTAGACATGTCGGCTTAA
- a CDS encoding hypothetical protein (Evidence 5 : Unknown function) encodes MSTFNILVVDDVSLIRNFVRHGLIAVLKEIKIMEASNGRRAQDILLSKPIDIVLCDLDMPEINGHDLLVWVRNNKELHDLPFIMITGSNERKHVVGALKVGIDGYLVKPFSIENLATKVKEALTKRGKNIIFVNTPITNGPFSDSVAILTGGQYK; translated from the coding sequence ATGTCTACATTCAACATTTTGGTTGTTGATGACGTTAGTTTGATTCGTAATTTTGTGCGCCACGGACTCATCGCGGTATTGAAGGAAATCAAAATTATGGAAGCCTCCAATGGCCGCCGTGCCCAGGATATCTTGTTAAGCAAGCCAATAGATATTGTGTTATGCGATCTGGATATGCCGGAGATCAATGGTCATGATCTTCTTGTCTGGGTACGAAATAATAAAGAATTACACGATTTGCCCTTTATCATGATCACTGGAAGCAATGAACGGAAACATGTTGTTGGAGCGTTAAAAGTCGGGATTGATGGTTACCTCGTCAAGCCATTTTCTATCGAAAATCTCGCAACTAAAGTCAAGGAAGCGTTAACCAAACGCGGTAAAAATATCATTTTTGTCAATACGCCAATAACAAATGGACCATTTAGTGATTCAGTAGCTATTCTTACCGGCGGCCAGTACAAATAG
- the rne gene encoding Ribonuclease E, with product MKCRVGSGHDEKHITMKRMLFNATQPEELRVALVDGQRLYDLDIETSSRETKKSNIYKGRITRIEPSLEAAFVDYGTDRHGFLPLKEVARSYFKTDAYGRGIKELLDEGQALLVQVDKEERGTKGAALTTFISLAGRYLVLMPNNPRAGGVSRRIEGVERNELRDAMSELNIPDGMGLIVRTAGVGKNVEELQWDLDYLLQLWHSVEEAAKQRAAPFLVYQESNIVVRAIRDYLRNDINEILIDSDEVYLQAREFMQQVMPASIHKVKLYQDTVPLFSRFQIESQIATAFQREVRLPSGGAIVIDHTEALVSIDINSGRSTKGGDIEETALTTNLEAADEITRQLRLRDIGGLIVIDFIDMTPMRNQREVENRLKESLKLDRARVQVGRISRFGLLEMSRQRLRPSLGESSQVICPRCNGQGTIRGIESLALSILRLIEEEALKDKTGRVIIQVPVSVATFLLNEKRPTVAAIEARHGIEVLVIPNTKMETPSYLVERVRLEEIPEDARPSYQMVMVPGQPNEVPSTILPRSSGEEPAVRPAPPASSHPEPSEPIPARTVLGTASSSELTTSEPTTNTLPPSELPRPNFIQRLWSVLRTSSSLSEPTSVEQPADVPPPSASEPAPPVVNSPSPVPPRESRPTPASRDPRRAMSISTNRQEQRTEGRFAHPERQESRPEGRRDIGIPRTTRFPPRVNQSRFERYDIRTERGTRAESSLRFDTRQNSVSQRTEEQNDSIAPVIPNQCLSENFSEVPEIAASGYESEVLVPLRVESTPVVPLELKAPETIPPEIIEPSIPLSSPALETMLSVATVAELGEKATKATTAETNATATATNERRTRRGRRGGRRRRRGIATTHDGEANGSSTEYVNTDVEMEEDSEEFESSESPEVEISGNGAQRTINQ from the coding sequence ATGAAATGTCGCGTCGGGTCAGGCCACGACGAGAAACATATCACAATGAAAAGAATGCTCTTTAATGCAACTCAACCGGAAGAGTTGCGAGTTGCGCTAGTGGATGGCCAACGTCTCTATGACCTCGATATTGAAACTTCCTCACGCGAAACCAAAAAATCGAATATTTACAAAGGACGTATCACTCGCATTGAGCCGAGTCTGGAAGCGGCTTTCGTGGATTATGGCACCGATCGGCATGGTTTTTTGCCCCTTAAAGAAGTTGCCCGTTCCTATTTCAAAACCGACGCGTATGGTCGTGGCATCAAGGAATTGCTGGACGAAGGTCAGGCACTCCTGGTCCAGGTTGACAAGGAGGAGCGTGGTACCAAGGGGGCAGCACTTACCACCTTTATTAGTCTCGCGGGTCGCTATTTGGTTCTGATGCCCAACAATCCCCGCGCTGGGGGCGTTTCACGTCGCATTGAAGGGGTGGAGCGTAACGAATTACGCGATGCAATGAGTGAACTTAATATCCCAGATGGTATGGGTCTGATTGTGCGTACCGCTGGAGTGGGCAAAAACGTCGAGGAACTTCAATGGGATCTGGACTATCTGTTGCAACTCTGGCATTCCGTGGAGGAGGCCGCCAAGCAACGCGCTGCGCCATTTTTGGTTTACCAAGAGAGTAACATCGTGGTGCGTGCTATTCGTGATTATTTGCGCAACGATATCAACGAAATTTTGATCGATAGCGACGAGGTTTATCTACAGGCGCGTGAATTCATGCAGCAGGTAATGCCAGCTAGCATTCACAAGGTCAAGCTCTATCAGGACACTGTTCCGCTCTTTTCGCGGTTTCAGATTGAAAGTCAAATTGCGACTGCCTTCCAGCGTGAGGTTCGTCTACCTTCAGGTGGTGCCATCGTCATTGATCATACCGAGGCACTGGTTTCGATTGACATTAACTCTGGACGATCCACCAAGGGTGGCGATATTGAGGAAACCGCCCTTACCACCAACTTGGAAGCCGCCGACGAAATTACCCGCCAGCTCCGTTTGCGGGATATTGGAGGATTGATTGTAATCGATTTTATCGACATGACTCCGATGCGCAATCAACGTGAGGTCGAGAATCGCCTCAAAGAATCGCTCAAACTCGACCGCGCACGCGTTCAAGTGGGACGGATCTCCCGCTTTGGCTTGTTAGAGATGTCGCGTCAGCGCCTGCGCCCTTCTCTGGGAGAGTCCAGTCAGGTCATTTGCCCACGTTGCAATGGTCAGGGAACTATTCGTGGCATCGAGTCGTTGGCCTTGTCGATCCTGCGGCTGATTGAAGAAGAGGCTCTGAAAGACAAAACCGGGCGCGTTATCATTCAGGTGCCGGTCAGCGTGGCGACTTTTCTCCTCAACGAAAAACGTCCCACGGTTGCCGCCATTGAGGCTCGGCATGGGATCGAAGTGCTCGTGATTCCTAACACCAAGATGGAGACTCCATCCTACCTCGTAGAGCGTGTCCGGCTTGAGGAGATACCCGAGGACGCTCGTCCTAGCTATCAGATGGTCATGGTGCCGGGTCAGCCCAACGAGGTGCCGAGCACAATACTGCCTCGTTCCAGTGGAGAAGAGCCAGCAGTACGGCCCGCGCCTCCCGCATCCAGCCATCCTGAGCCTTCCGAGCCAATCCCAGCACGGACCGTGCTTGGCACTGCGTCATCATCCGAGCTGACGACCAGCGAGCCAACCACCAACACGCTCCCCCCTAGTGAATTGCCGCGTCCAAATTTTATTCAGCGTTTGTGGTCGGTCCTGCGGACTTCCTCTTCACTCTCTGAACCAACCAGTGTCGAGCAACCTGCGGATGTGCCACCACCTTCAGCCTCAGAACCCGCGCCACCTGTGGTCAATTCACCATCCCCAGTCCCCCCGCGCGAGTCACGCCCTACACCAGCGTCCCGTGATCCACGTCGTGCTATGTCCATCAGCACCAATCGCCAAGAACAACGTACGGAAGGACGTTTCGCGCATCCTGAACGTCAAGAAAGCCGTCCCGAGGGACGGCGTGATATTGGGATTCCACGGACTACTCGTTTTCCACCCCGAGTGAATCAATCACGATTTGAACGTTACGATATTCGTACCGAACGGGGAACACGCGCTGAATCATCACTACGTTTTGATACAAGACAAAATTCTGTATCTCAACGCACTGAGGAGCAAAATGATTCCATCGCTCCTGTGATTCCCAATCAATGCCTGTCAGAGAATTTTTCCGAGGTGCCGGAAATCGCTGCCTCCGGTTATGAATCCGAGGTCTTAGTGCCACTTCGCGTTGAATCCACGCCTGTTGTACCGTTAGAGTTAAAAGCGCCTGAAACCATTCCACCCGAGATAATTGAGCCTTCGATTCCACTGTCGTCTCCCGCGCTTGAAACGATGCTTTCCGTGGCTACGGTAGCCGAGCTTGGTGAAAAAGCAACAAAAGCAACGACCGCGGAAACGAACGCTACCGCTACCGCTACCAACGAACGACGTACTCGTCGTGGGCGACGCGGTGGACGTCGTCGCCGCCGTGGGATTGCAACCACGCATGATGGAGAGGCTAATGGTTCCTCCACGGAATACGTGAATACGGATGTCGAAATGGAGGAAGACAGCGAAGAATTTGAATCAAGCGAATCACCTGAAGTGGAGATTTCAGGAAATGGCGCACAGCGAACTATCAATCAATGA
- the tatC gene encoding twin arginine protein translocation system -TatC protein has product MSQLNNSDRAQPFISHLIELRERLLRIILVVLLVTLSLFPFSNSIYTWVANPLMRLLPQGSSMIATEVASPFMAPFKLTLVVAIFLSMPYILYEIWAFVAPGLYRHERRIVLPLVVSSTLLYYLGMAFAYFLVFPMVFGFFVATAPQGVSVMTDINKYLDFVLTLFFAFGITFEVPVATVLLTWTGVINPDSLAEKRPYIIVAAFTIGMLLTPPDVFSQTMLAVPMWLLFELGLYISRLMMRAREVPEPSVPIVMDVNRANGKKGSIPDK; this is encoded by the coding sequence ATGAGTCAGCTTAATAACAGCGACCGGGCACAACCGTTTATTTCCCATTTGATTGAACTACGCGAACGGCTCCTGCGTATTATTCTTGTGGTGTTGCTGGTGACTCTGTCCTTGTTTCCATTCTCGAATTCAATTTATACCTGGGTAGCTAATCCATTAATGCGGTTGTTGCCTCAAGGGTCAAGCATGATCGCCACCGAGGTGGCCTCGCCTTTCATGGCTCCTTTCAAACTCACCCTGGTGGTAGCCATATTTTTGTCCATGCCCTACATTCTTTACGAAATATGGGCCTTCGTTGCTCCAGGACTTTATCGACATGAACGGCGTATTGTGCTGCCGCTCGTGGTGTCCAGCACCTTACTTTATTATCTGGGCATGGCCTTCGCGTATTTTCTGGTCTTTCCCATGGTGTTTGGTTTTTTTGTTGCCACCGCTCCACAAGGTGTGTCGGTAATGACCGATATTAACAAATACCTGGATTTTGTTCTCACCCTGTTTTTTGCTTTTGGCATTACCTTCGAGGTACCCGTTGCCACGGTGTTATTGACTTGGACAGGCGTCATCAACCCGGACAGCCTAGCGGAAAAACGTCCCTATATTATCGTGGCCGCCTTTACCATCGGCATGTTGTTGACTCCTCCCGATGTCTTTTCCCAGACCATGTTGGCTGTGCCGATGTGGTTGTTATTTGAACTTGGACTTTACATTTCACGCCTAATGATGCGCGCCCGGGAAGTACCAGAGCCATCTGTGCCTATTGTTATGGATGTAAATCGCGCTAATGGAAAAAAAGGCTCAATACCCGATAAATAA
- a CDS encoding membrane-bound lytic murein transglycosylase B, translating to MFITVSRITILVLLLFTIPMAHATQDFDTWLAGLRDEARTQGISDSVLNKAFFGVTPISRVTELDRHQPETTLTFKQYLKNVLPPSRITQARRQYQEHRELLEQIKDRYEVQPRFLVAFWAIESDFGRNQGGFSVIAALTTLAYDGRRSAYFRGELLDALRILQRGDVTPSRMKGSWAGAMGQAQFMPSVFLKYGVDYDGNGRRDIWGSHEDVLASAANYLSGIGWRGNEGWGSEVRLPSTFDAGLIGLEQTKTLSEWGELGIRHTDGRLLKGDLKSSILQPGGVGNRIFVVYPNYHVIRIWNRSNYFATTVGLLADAIVASQLTQERKNKIGHDAKPRPLYPVSIPRD from the coding sequence ATGTTTATCACTGTTTCTCGTATTACTATTTTAGTACTCTTGCTGTTCACAATTCCTATGGCCCACGCTACGCAAGATTTTGATACCTGGCTTGCTGGTTTACGAGACGAGGCACGCACGCAAGGAATTTCTGACTCTGTGTTGAATAAGGCTTTTTTCGGGGTTACCCCAATATCGCGGGTCACCGAACTGGATCGCCATCAGCCAGAAACAACCTTGACCTTCAAGCAATATTTGAAAAATGTCTTGCCACCTTCCAGAATCACTCAGGCGCGCCGCCAATATCAAGAACATCGTGAGTTGCTCGAACAAATCAAGGATCGTTATGAAGTTCAGCCTCGTTTTCTGGTAGCCTTTTGGGCAATAGAAAGTGATTTCGGTCGTAATCAGGGAGGATTCTCGGTCATCGCTGCATTAACAACTCTTGCTTATGACGGTCGCCGCTCCGCCTATTTTCGTGGTGAGCTGTTAGATGCTCTGCGCATTCTTCAGCGGGGTGACGTCACACCCTCTCGTATGAAGGGATCTTGGGCTGGTGCCATGGGCCAGGCACAATTCATGCCTTCAGTGTTTCTTAAATATGGCGTGGATTATGATGGAAATGGCCGCCGCGATATCTGGGGCAGTCATGAGGATGTTCTTGCCTCCGCCGCCAATTATCTGAGCGGTATTGGCTGGCGGGGAAATGAGGGATGGGGATCAGAAGTTCGCCTACCGTCCACTTTTGATGCAGGATTAATTGGTTTGGAGCAGACTAAAACTTTAAGCGAGTGGGGTGAACTTGGCATTCGCCATACAGATGGACGTTTGTTAAAGGGCGATCTTAAATCATCTATTCTGCAACCAGGTGGCGTGGGCAATCGAATCTTTGTCGTTTATCCAAACTATCACGTCATTCGGATCTGGAATCGTTCCAACTATTTTGCTACCACGGTGGGACTTTTGGCGGATGCCATTGTTGCCTCACAATTGACGCAGGAGCGGAAAAATAAAATTGGCCACGATGCCAAACCCCGTCCTCTTTATCCGGTTTCCATCCCAAGAGATTGA
- the tatB gene encoding Sec-independent protein translocase protein TatB, protein MFEVGFWELVMVGVVALLVVGPERLPGLARSAGLWMGKARYFISSVKAEINREIKAEELRRIVEEQARIPELHDFIDETHHNFTKTHDALRASFESPAENAVATPLTDTLSGSESSTSASIAAPPLAPGLDPNESA, encoded by the coding sequence ATGTTTGAAGTTGGCTTCTGGGAATTGGTAATGGTGGGGGTGGTAGCGCTCCTTGTGGTAGGCCCCGAACGCCTTCCTGGTCTCGCACGCAGCGCGGGTCTTTGGATGGGCAAGGCGCGTTATTTCATAAGCAGTGTCAAAGCAGAAATTAATCGTGAAATCAAAGCTGAGGAGTTGAGACGTATCGTTGAAGAACAGGCACGAATCCCGGAGCTTCATGACTTTATCGACGAGACTCATCATAATTTTACTAAGACCCATGATGCTCTCCGTGCCTCCTTTGAATCACCAGCTGAAAATGCCGTAGCCACTCCTTTGACGGACACCCTCTCAGGTTCCGAATCCAGCACTTCTGCATCAATAGCAGCGCCCCCACTGGCGCCAGGATTAGATCCTAATGAGTCAGCTTAA
- the yciI gene encoding protein YciI codes for MLYAIISEDAPGTLEVRRNTRSTHLARLQALRDQGRLILAGPHPAIDAEDPGNAGFTGSLIVAEFSSLDAAQEWSAADPYVEAGVHVRVTIKPFRKILP; via the coding sequence ATGCTCTACGCCATCATCTCCGAAGACGCTCCTGGTACCCTGGAAGTGCGACGCAACACCCGTTCTACCCATTTAGCGCGTCTGCAAGCCTTGCGAGACCAGGGGCGTCTTATCCTCGCCGGGCCTCATCCGGCCATTGACGCCGAGGATCCTGGCAACGCCGGTTTTACCGGTAGTTTGATCGTCGCCGAATTTTCCTCGCTGGACGCCGCTCAGGAATGGAGCGCCGCAGATCCTTATGTTGAAGCAGGAGTTCATGTTCGAGTAACGATCAAACCTTTTCGTAAAATTTTACCTTGA
- a CDS encoding sec-independent protein translocase protein TatA, producing MFLFSFLENQAMGIGGVNIWQLLILLLVIVLVFGTNKLRTIGADLGNAIKGFRHAMRETDEAPATTEKKTKSAEANVDEASHVIEGQVDPKNTSKT from the coding sequence ATGTTTTTGTTTTCTTTTTTGGAGAATCAAGCCATGGGTATTGGTGGAGTAAATATTTGGCAGTTACTTATTTTGCTTCTCGTCATCGTTTTGGTTTTTGGCACGAATAAATTACGCACTATTGGCGCAGATCTCGGGAACGCCATCAAAGGATTTCGCCATGCCATGCGCGAGACGGACGAAGCACCCGCTACCACGGAGAAAAAAACCAAATCCGCCGAGGCAAACGTAGATGAGGCAAGTCACGTTATAGAAGGCCAGGTGGATCCTAAAAACACCTCAAAGACTTAA
- a CDS encoding tRNA U34 2-thiouridine synthase MnmA/TrmU, which yields MHQKRKAVALISGGLDSLLAAQVILAQGIHVEGINFYTGFCIEGHTHAIRHQNSRHPKRNRALQVAEQLGIRLHFIDISAPYKDIVLNPRHGYGSNLNPCIDCKCFMVRQAVAWMHEHNFDFIITGEVIGQRPMSQRKNTLPIIANESGADDLLLRPLCAKKLPLTLPEREGWVDRDRLHDFNGRSRKSQMALAASYNFQDYAQPAGGCCFLTDSSYSAKFVDLWKFRGSRDYDLDDIFLLKIGRHLRPRPYFKLIVGREEGENNFLAGYRKRFIHLQVLSHYGPMVLVDGTPQKFLDRELIARIAARFSQGKNSEFVEVELTELDGSSIRIIVTPFKPEEVLESWYIGISNH from the coding sequence ATGCACCAAAAACGCAAAGCCGTCGCTTTGATTTCTGGCGGTCTGGATTCTCTTTTGGCGGCGCAGGTCATTCTCGCCCAAGGGATTCATGTAGAGGGAATTAATTTTTATACTGGTTTTTGTATTGAGGGGCACACTCATGCCATTCGTCATCAGAACAGCCGCCACCCAAAACGCAATCGCGCCTTGCAGGTCGCTGAACAATTAGGTATTCGACTTCATTTTATTGATATCTCTGCACCCTACAAAGATATTGTACTCAACCCGCGTCATGGATATGGATCCAATCTAAATCCTTGTATTGACTGTAAATGTTTCATGGTTAGACAAGCAGTGGCGTGGATGCATGAGCACAATTTTGACTTTATCATCACTGGTGAAGTAATTGGGCAGCGTCCCATGTCGCAACGCAAGAATACCTTGCCTATTATCGCCAACGAATCCGGCGCGGATGATTTGTTATTGCGTCCCTTGTGCGCTAAAAAACTCCCACTTACCTTGCCGGAACGCGAAGGATGGGTGGATCGTGATCGTCTCCATGATTTCAATGGCCGCTCGCGTAAATCCCAGATGGCGCTTGCCGCCAGTTATAATTTTCAGGATTATGCCCAACCTGCTGGAGGTTGCTGTTTCCTTACTGATTCCTCCTATTCTGCGAAATTTGTCGATTTATGGAAATTCAGAGGGTCACGCGACTACGATCTAGATGATATTTTTCTGCTAAAAATCGGTCGTCATTTACGTCCGCGTCCTTATTTCAAATTAATCGTGGGCCGTGAAGAAGGAGAAAATAATTTTCTGGCGGGTTATCGTAAACGATTTATCCATCTCCAGGTCCTTAGTCATTATGGCCCTATGGTTTTAGTCGATGGAACACCACAAAAGTTTTTGGACCGTGAATTAATTGCGCGTATTGCCGCCAGATTTTCTCAAGGAAAAAATTCAGAATTTGTGGAAGTTGAATTGACCGAGCTGGATGGTAGTTCGATACGGATAATCGTGACACCATTTAAGCCCGAAGAAGTCCTGGAATCGTGGTATATTGGTATTTCTAATCATTAA